One window of the Spirochaetota bacterium genome contains the following:
- a CDS encoding sulfatase/phosphatase domain-containing protein has translation MPEHAYGAWRKAQGLPDKPRANRWFGETDAAIKPEQSRIAWGASASIDLIKKYNAEKKPFLVRWDPSEPHLPNVVPEPFASMYPPKSIPPWPSFGDALAGKPYIQAQQRRTWKVDDWKWEQWAPIVGRYLGEITLLDHEIGRILALLDELKLADNTLVIYSTDHGDMCGAHGMIDKHFIMYDDVTRVPMMMRYPGELPAGKTCDAFVSHAIDIASTICSAAGITPPSTFAGKNLFDIVNGADAKPREDIFSAWHGGQFSSFTQRMVRNREWKYVWNASAEDELYHMTDDPAELTNRATDTACKAVLSRMRKRLVAWMLETNDVVLNEWTRSSLEDNTKI, from the coding sequence ATCCCCGAGCACGCATACGGCGCATGGCGCAAGGCGCAGGGGCTTCCCGATAAACCGCGGGCGAATCGATGGTTCGGTGAAACTGATGCCGCGATAAAGCCGGAACAGTCACGGATAGCATGGGGCGCATCGGCCAGCATCGATCTTATTAAAAAGTATAATGCTGAGAAAAAGCCGTTCCTCGTGCGATGGGATCCGAGCGAGCCGCATCTGCCCAATGTCGTGCCGGAACCGTTCGCATCGATGTACCCGCCGAAGTCAATACCGCCGTGGCCGAGCTTCGGCGATGCGCTTGCCGGCAAGCCGTATATTCAGGCACAGCAGCGCCGCACCTGGAAAGTGGACGATTGGAAGTGGGAGCAGTGGGCACCGATAGTGGGCCGCTATCTCGGGGAGATAACCCTGCTCGACCATGAGATCGGCAGAATACTCGCGCTTCTCGACGAGCTCAAGCTCGCGGACAACACGCTCGTCATATACTCCACCGATCACGGCGATATGTGCGGTGCGCACGGCATGATAGATAAACATTTCATCATGTACGACGACGTTACGCGCGTACCGATGATGATGCGTTATCCCGGCGAACTGCCTGCAGGAAAAACATGCGACGCCTTTGTAAGCCACGCCATCGATATTGCATCGACGATATGCTCCGCCGCCGGAATAACGCCGCCGTCGACATTCGCCGGTAAGAATTTATTTGACATTGTGAACGGCGCGGATGCGAAACCGCGAGAGGACATTTTCAGTGCATGGCACGGCGGCCAATTCTCATCGTTCACGCAACGCATGGTACGCAACAGAGAATGGAAATATGTCTGGAACGCGTCCGCTGAGGATGAGCTCTATCACATGACGGACGATCCCGCCGAACTGACCAATCGCGCGACAGATACTGCCTGCAAAGCGGTATTATCGCGAATGAGAAAGCGTCTCGTTGCGTGGATGCTGGAGACGAATGACGTGGTGCTCAATGAATGGACGAGATCATCGCTTGAAGATAATACAAAAATCTGA
- a CDS encoding carbon starvation CstA family protein, whose amino-acid sequence MIAVVVISSIIVLAAGYIFYGKFVANIFALDNMRKTPAVEMNDGMDYVPAKPSLLLSQHFSAISAAGPIVGPILAGIWFGWLPALLWIVIGSIFIGGVHDMGSLVASIRNKASSIGEIVKSNMSRRAQILFLIFVWFALVYVIIAFADITAQSFRSVASGDAYGPGVAASSAVYLALGLLMGVLMRKTKLPLALLTAVFVPLVIGAIFASTKLPPEFGAFVMQMPHKGWVLVLLAYCFIASLLPMWLLLQPRGYLGGWFLYLVMGIALIGAVLMGGAIQYPMINLKGLAGIESGKLVFPFLFITVACGACSGFHSIVSSGTTSKQIEKESDTRVVGYGAMILEGVVAVLALATVMMLAKGDAALKSDPNMIFANGIAKYLSAVGIDAQFALSFALVAFATFVYDTLDVTTRLARYIFQEIFGLNSLAGGMLATAATLSLPALFLMLAGEKGYLVAWPIFGTSNQLLAALTLLAISVWLVRTKRNALIAIIPMLFMLAFTLWSLVSMLISFISSIPAISAGTYPKPAAVPTLIIGGVCGIVLLALSFLLLIEAYRSIRWTRKKA is encoded by the coding sequence ATGATTGCCGTCGTCGTCATCTCATCGATAATCGTTCTCGCCGCGGGATATATTTTCTACGGGAAATTCGTTGCGAATATCTTCGCCCTCGATAATATGCGGAAAACCCCCGCGGTTGAGATGAACGACGGCATGGATTATGTGCCCGCGAAACCGTCGCTCCTCTTAAGTCAGCATTTTTCGGCCATATCGGCGGCAGGTCCCATCGTCGGCCCCATACTCGCCGGCATCTGGTTCGGCTGGCTCCCCGCACTCCTATGGATAGTCATCGGTTCCATATTCATCGGCGGTGTCCACGATATGGGTTCACTCGTCGCATCGATACGCAATAAGGCGTCGTCCATCGGCGAGATCGTCAAGTCGAACATGTCGCGCCGCGCGCAGATACTCTTTCTGATTTTCGTATGGTTCGCCCTCGTGTACGTTATCATCGCATTCGCCGATATCACCGCGCAGTCGTTCCGCTCCGTCGCAAGCGGCGATGCGTATGGGCCGGGCGTGGCTGCAAGTTCAGCCGTATATCTCGCGCTTGGGCTGCTCATGGGTGTCCTTATGCGTAAAACAAAGCTGCCCCTTGCGCTCCTTACTGCCGTGTTCGTGCCGCTCGTGATCGGTGCGATATTCGCGAGTACGAAGCTCCCGCCGGAATTCGGCGCATTCGTCATGCAGATGCCGCATAAGGGCTGGGTGCTCGTGCTCCTCGCATACTGCTTCATCGCGTCGCTATTGCCGATGTGGCTTCTTCTTCAGCCGCGCGGCTATCTCGGCGGATGGTTCCTTTACCTCGTCATGGGTATCGCCCTCATCGGCGCGGTGCTCATGGGCGGAGCGATCCAGTATCCGATGATCAACCTGAAAGGCTTAGCGGGTATTGAGTCGGGAAAGCTCGTGTTCCCGTTCCTCTTTATCACCGTCGCCTGCGGCGCCTGCTCGGGTTTTCACAGCATCGTGAGCTCGGGAACAACATCGAAGCAGATAGAGAAGGAATCCGACACCCGTGTCGTCGGGTACGGCGCGATGATACTTGAAGGTGTGGTCGCCGTGCTTGCGCTTGCCACCGTCATGATGCTCGCCAAAGGTGATGCGGCGCTCAAGAGCGACCCCAATATGATATTCGCCAACGGCATAGCGAAATATCTATCCGCCGTAGGTATCGATGCACAGTTCGCGCTGTCATTCGCGCTCGTCGCCTTCGCCACCTTCGTGTACGATACGCTCGATGTGACGACGCGCCTTGCACGCTATATCTTCCAGGAGATATTCGGTTTAAATTCGCTTGCCGGCGGTATGCTCGCGACCGCTGCAACGCTCTCGCTCCCCGCGCTTTTCCTCATGCTCGCCGGTGAAAAGGGATATCTCGTCGCCTGGCCGATATTCGGCACGAGCAATCAGCTCCTTGCGGCGCTCACGCTCCTTGCGATATCCGTGTGGCTCGTGCGTACGAAGAGGAACGCCCTCATCGCGATAATCCCCATGCTCTTCATGCTTGCATTCACGCTCTGGTCGCTTGTGAGCATGCTCATATCGTTCATCTCGTCGATACCGGCGATATCCGCGGGGACATATCCGAAACCGGCTGCGGTGCCGACGCTCATCATAGGAGGTGTCTGCGGGATAGTGCTCCTCGCGCTTTCATTCCTGCTGCTCATCGAGGCGTATCGGTCGATACGGTGGACTCGAAAGAAAGCATAA
- a CDS encoding sulfatase-like hydrolase/transferase, which yields MRPNIILIHSDQHRFDCVGANGHPFLKTPNLDRLAREGVNFTQAYTPSPICSPERASILCGAWTTQHGCLSIPNTETYAPADTKFTTFSHLLNTNGYDLGYVGKYHQEFPGTPLDYGF from the coding sequence ATGCGCCCGAACATCATCCTCATCCACTCCGATCAGCACCGCTTCGACTGCGTCGGGGCGAACGGCCACCCGTTCCTCAAGACGCCGAATCTTGACAGGCTCGCCCGCGAGGGCGTGAATTTCACCCAAGCGTATACACCATCCCCGATATGCTCACCGGAACGGGCGAGCATCCTGTGCGGGGCATGGACGACGCAGCATGGATGCCTGAGCATACCGAATACCGAGACCTATGCGCCCGCCGACACGAAGTTCACGACGTTCTCGCATCTTTTGAACACCAATGGGTACGATCTCGGCTATGTCGGGAAATATCATCAGGAGTTCCCCGGAACGCCGCTCGACTATGGATTTTGA
- the lepB gene encoding signal peptidase I, with the protein MRELKKIIDWFIGECKDWRGNIRSLAEAAVVVIALSLTLLQNYMIPTGSMKPKLMPGDRLFANRFLYGMKVPFTDGHEGLRLPKIKFPARGDIIIFRAPPSASMACEGGRPLYPPSPLIQLVKEVVALVCLSPFASDPRITIANYIGEKVTGERMVPMMGLLGLKTSDWDPKKEYVKRAIGVGGDTVEIIRKKIYINGEPLDDKWGNFSFGDGMNVQSRPMLEIPGSMRDNYGPVYVPKVGESIVFTRLSQDPTYDDVRSYSVKVNGEEVHYDSKKWLWVNIYQRFASNAAEYTYPVKEPFYLAIGDNRNESCDSRYWGLVHFSYIKGQPNIMYWPIQRAIFQGYIWIH; encoded by the coding sequence GTGCGTGAACTGAAAAAGATCATCGACTGGTTCATCGGCGAGTGCAAGGACTGGCGCGGCAATATCCGTTCGCTGGCCGAGGCCGCCGTTGTCGTCATCGCGTTGAGCCTTACGCTCTTGCAGAATTACATGATACCGACCGGTTCCATGAAACCCAAGCTCATGCCCGGCGACAGGCTTTTTGCCAACCGTTTTCTCTACGGCATGAAGGTCCCGTTCACCGACGGGCATGAGGGGCTTCGCCTCCCGAAGATAAAATTCCCCGCCCGCGGAGATATCATAATATTCCGCGCGCCGCCGTCGGCGAGCATGGCATGCGAGGGCGGTCGCCCGCTCTATCCGCCGTCGCCGCTCATACAATTGGTCAAAGAGGTCGTCGCGCTCGTGTGTCTCTCTCCGTTCGCCTCCGATCCGCGCATTACGATAGCGAACTATATCGGCGAAAAGGTGACCGGCGAGAGAATGGTGCCGATGATGGGACTGCTCGGCCTGAAGACATCGGACTGGGACCCGAAAAAGGAATATGTCAAGCGCGCCATCGGCGTTGGCGGCGATACGGTCGAGATCATTCGCAAGAAGATATATATCAACGGAGAGCCCCTCGATGACAAATGGGGCAATTTCAGTTTCGGTGACGGCATGAACGTACAGAGCCGTCCGATGCTTGAGATACCCGGGAGCATGCGCGATAATTACGGCCCGGTGTATGTGCCGAAGGTGGGAGAATCCATCGTCTTTACGCGTCTTTCTCAGGACCCGACATATGATGATGTACGGTCTTACAGCGTGAAGGTGAATGGAGAAGAAGTGCATTACGATTCGAAGAAGTGGCTTTGGGTGAACATTTACCAGCGATTCGCGTCGAACGCTGCGGAGTATACGTATCCGGTGAAGGAGCCTTTCTATCTCGCCATCGGCGATAACCGCAATGAATCATGCGATTCGCGATACTGGGGGCTTGTGCATTTCTCCTATATCAAGGGCCAGCCGAATATCATGTATTGGCCGATACAGCGTGCGATATTCCAAGGGTATATTTGGATACACTGA
- a CDS encoding endo-1,3-alpha-glucanase family glycosylhydrolase: MNHIRIAVITFLAAAILFGAEDGLSAYWSFNEEKGTAAADSAGGFHGTTAGPVMWKSGKVGNAAIFNGVNTSVSAFPDIRFLSQGYEEKPFSICAWVKPDGEQSGTERVIVGKPGFHAGLMANTANGQNTFSFVIWTPKGGEGMLKVSTPPLAFDTWYHVSAVYEKRVLTIYINGKESASGRFENEMRKYPNMIAIGGIGKFTFKGMIDEVSLFSLALTEADIARIMAKTDIADVSSAPAPRVRKISFAKDRPELAAVLFTDKPVLAHYMTSINPSGEAKWLLDPAQYRPDGPTGSIGGAARYRVLSGYYYSNRSLEDIIEYEIRTAKRLGIDGFHFYYQSFESGAGGEVQAGINNDMIRTFFKVLDEKNIDFKLTLCLSHPNQPETSEQKIIAWSRRIRSLLKGTANSRHWLRAPDGRIIFLTWSTEGLADGVKNTADILRQPNVEENMKALAEAYESLADAMGIKAAFVYHMSASEHVRVASKGKDIGDVDAFYKRYVNAVFDYFPAATGFADMVFPEEDADWDYVISTAKKRGRFYGQAVLTDFYDSKVFSKKTKQMYHFERDIQKITPADVMTYYLPIPGATMFRTLLDRAVTNDVSFMSYVTWNDYPEGHHLAPEINHNFAYSILLQYYKNIWRKKPQTVTGDVAFAFYRKYPSTAVPSHFNIDIEVPYWHINNAVRDQLVPAQDIIDVAAILAAPAEVWVNGRKRMDAAAGLSSVQIPMEIGAVRVEIRRGGKTVVDLKPPEWITDKPYRTDRFNFGYSSRCEAMYKELFGEKPPFVSDEYAETDGVPNWKTRYTLKK; this comes from the coding sequence ATGAACCATATACGCATCGCTGTCATAACCTTCCTTGCAGCGGCGATACTTTTCGGCGCAGAGGATGGACTTTCCGCATACTGGAGCTTCAATGAAGAAAAGGGCACGGCAGCCGCCGACTCCGCGGGCGGTTTTCACGGCACTACGGCCGGGCCTGTCATGTGGAAATCCGGCAAGGTCGGGAACGCTGCGATATTCAACGGTGTGAATACGAGCGTATCGGCATTTCCCGATATACGGTTCCTGAGCCAGGGGTATGAGGAGAAACCATTCTCGATATGCGCGTGGGTAAAACCCGACGGCGAGCAAAGCGGGACTGAGCGCGTCATCGTAGGAAAACCGGGATTTCATGCGGGACTTATGGCCAATACAGCGAACGGTCAGAATACCTTCAGCTTCGTGATATGGACGCCGAAAGGCGGCGAGGGCATGCTTAAAGTGAGCACGCCGCCGCTTGCCTTCGATACATGGTATCACGTATCGGCGGTGTATGAGAAGAGAGTGCTTACTATCTATATAAATGGAAAGGAATCCGCATCAGGACGATTTGAGAACGAGATGCGCAAATACCCGAATATGATAGCCATCGGCGGTATAGGGAAATTCACGTTCAAGGGAATGATCGATGAAGTGTCTCTCTTCTCTCTCGCCCTTACTGAAGCGGACATTGCACGGATAATGGCTAAGACCGATATCGCCGATGTCTCCTCGGCACCCGCACCACGGGTGAGGAAGATCTCGTTCGCGAAGGACAGGCCGGAACTTGCCGCGGTGCTTTTCACCGATAAGCCGGTACTCGCCCATTACATGACGAGCATCAACCCCTCCGGAGAGGCGAAATGGCTGTTGGACCCCGCGCAGTATCGTCCCGACGGACCGACGGGTTCCATTGGCGGCGCGGCGCGGTACCGCGTTCTTTCTGGATATTACTACAGCAATCGTTCGCTTGAGGATATCATCGAGTATGAGATACGTACGGCGAAGCGCCTGGGTATCGACGGTTTTCATTTCTACTATCAGAGCTTTGAGTCCGGCGCCGGCGGCGAGGTGCAGGCAGGGATCAATAATGACATGATACGCACGTTCTTCAAAGTGCTCGATGAGAAGAACATTGATTTCAAACTTACGCTTTGTCTCTCGCATCCGAATCAGCCGGAGACGTCCGAACAGAAGATAATTGCCTGGTCGCGGCGGATACGATCGCTCCTGAAGGGAACTGCCAATTCAAGACATTGGCTGCGCGCGCCGGACGGACGGATAATATTCCTGACCTGGTCCACGGAGGGCCTTGCCGACGGCGTGAAAAATACCGCCGATATACTTCGGCAGCCGAACGTCGAGGAGAACATGAAGGCGCTTGCGGAGGCGTACGAAAGCCTCGCCGATGCGATGGGGATCAAAGCAGCCTTCGTGTATCATATGTCGGCGAGCGAGCATGTGCGCGTCGCATCGAAAGGGAAGGACATCGGGGATGTCGATGCGTTCTATAAACGATATGTGAACGCGGTGTTCGATTATTTCCCCGCGGCCACCGGTTTCGCCGACATGGTTTTTCCTGAGGAGGATGCTGACTGGGATTATGTCATCAGCACGGCGAAAAAGCGCGGACGCTTCTACGGACAGGCGGTGCTCACCGATTTCTATGATTCAAAGGTGTTCTCGAAGAAGACGAAGCAGATGTATCATTTTGAGCGCGATATACAGAAGATAACGCCGGCCGACGTCATGACGTACTATCTTCCCATTCCCGGCGCCACGATGTTCCGCACGCTTCTTGATCGTGCCGTGACAAACGACGTATCGTTCATGAGCTATGTGACATGGAACGATTATCCCGAAGGGCATCATCTCGCACCTGAGATCAATCATAATTTCGCGTACTCGATTTTGCTTCAGTATTACAAGAATATCTGGCGGAAAAAACCGCAGACGGTCACAGGCGATGTCGCCTTCGCGTTCTACCGGAAGTATCCGTCGACCGCGGTGCCGTCGCATTTCAATATCGATATCGAAGTGCCGTACTGGCATATCAACAACGCGGTGCGCGATCAGCTTGTTCCCGCGCAGGACATCATCGATGTTGCGGCGATACTGGCGGCGCCTGCTGAAGTGTGGGTGAACGGAAGAAAACGCATGGATGCAGCCGCGGGATTGTCGAGCGTGCAGATACCGATGGAAATAGGCGCTGTACGTGTTGAGATACGCCGCGGCGGAAAAACGGTCGTCGACTTGAAACCGCCGGAATGGATAACGGATAAGCCGTATCGGACCGATCGTTTCAATTTCGGGTATTCGAGCCGGTGCGAGGCCATGTACAAGGAATTGTTCGGTGAGAAGCCGCCGTTCGTATCGGACGAATATGCCGAGACGGACGGCGTGCCGAATTGGAAGACGAGATATACGTTGAAGAAATAA
- a CDS encoding radical SAM protein → MRILLFAMPDTVSALDAVTALPNLGLASIAGSVTGHDVSMIDLAFYRRDISARVRSIAIREKPDIVGLSAMSFQYASACRVARIIRETAPRASIVLGGYHATLMHDEIAESTEGKLFDHIVRGEGERAFPALVDAIGSGRGFSRIPGLTYRHTGVIRSNPPAPPLALSKIALPRRIARLIDRSRFLGMRFDCAETSRGCTMGCRFCSITEMYGRSIRHFPIPRIIADLAELRHSGVKGVFFVDDNITLNTAHCIALCRAIIAEGLDTLTYITQASVRGILADETLPPLLAQAGFRWVFLGIESDTAKNLRSLGKPSAPGDAREAVSRLRKNGIGVFGGFIVGNPDDTRSDITRAFQSARTTGVDHPIMQCLTPYPKTRTRDDLMREGLITNKNDFSRYNGFMANVRTHHLTNEALTRAMLIEGIKLYFDPLHILRSRFWRYHPSLWLPLFMNNFRYVFGAIRGRLFASRHSW, encoded by the coding sequence ATGCGCATACTCTTATTCGCCATGCCCGACACGGTGAGCGCTCTTGATGCTGTCACCGCGCTCCCCAACCTCGGTCTCGCATCGATCGCCGGCAGCGTCACCGGTCACGATGTATCCATGATCGATCTTGCGTTCTATCGCCGTGATATCTCCGCCCGCGTACGATCGATCGCCATCCGCGAAAAGCCCGATATCGTCGGTTTGAGCGCGATGAGCTTTCAATACGCAAGCGCCTGCCGTGTGGCACGCATCATCCGTGAAACGGCTCCACGCGCGTCCATCGTGCTCGGCGGTTATCACGCGACGCTCATGCATGATGAGATCGCGGAAAGTACGGAGGGGAAACTTTTTGACCATATCGTCCGCGGCGAAGGCGAACGCGCGTTCCCGGCATTAGTCGACGCCATCGGCTCCGGGCGCGGATTTTCACGCATCCCGGGGCTGACCTACCGGCATACGGGCGTCATCCGCAGCAATCCTCCGGCACCGCCGCTCGCGCTGTCGAAGATCGCATTGCCGCGCCGCATTGCCCGCCTCATAGACCGCTCGCGATTCCTCGGGATGCGATTCGACTGTGCGGAGACATCGCGCGGCTGCACCATGGGCTGCCGCTTCTGCAGTATAACGGAGATGTACGGCCGATCGATCCGTCACTTCCCGATACCGCGCATCATCGCCGACCTTGCAGAGCTCAGGCACAGCGGCGTTAAGGGCGTGTTCTTTGTCGATGACAACATCACGCTCAACACCGCGCATTGTATCGCGCTCTGCCGCGCCATCATCGCCGAAGGCCTTGACACGCTGACCTACATCACGCAAGCGAGCGTCCGCGGGATACTTGCCGATGAAACGCTGCCGCCGCTCCTCGCACAAGCCGGTTTCCGATGGGTGTTCCTCGGCATCGAAAGCGATACGGCAAAAAACCTCCGCTCGCTCGGTAAACCGTCGGCCCCCGGCGATGCACGGGAGGCGGTGTCGCGTCTCAGGAAGAACGGCATCGGCGTGTTCGGCGGCTTCATCGTCGGCAATCCCGATGATACGCGGAGCGATATCACCCGCGCGTTCCAAAGCGCCCGTACAACCGGTGTTGATCACCCCATCATGCAGTGCCTTACTCCGTATCCCAAGACCAGGACGCGCGATGACCTTATGCGCGAGGGGCTTATCACGAACAAGAACGACTTCAGCCGCTATAATGGGTTCATGGCGAACGTGCGCACGCATCATCTGACGAACGAAGCGCTGACACGTGCCATGCTCATCGAAGGGATAAAGCTCTATTTCGATCCGCTCCATATACTGAGAAGCCGTTTCTGGCGATATCACCCCTCGCTGTGGCTGCCGCTCTTCATGAACAATTTCCGTTATGTGTTCGGTGCGATCCGCGGAAGACTGTTCGCATCGCGCCATTCCTGGTGA
- a CDS encoding right-handed parallel beta-helix repeat-containing protein yields MYRKLLVLVLIAASAFAAVKPIADFGGKADGTFDNGPALQKAFTYAASHPGTTLSLGGVCRIATPQSNNAKWQYAAGGEYVTNLTIEDGEIILGGAFAALTFDHSPGLMLRNVAFDYDPPILSQGSVVATSQGERSITCVPDPGYPLPTGSGFNDRDGNWLTVHKPDGEYAFFFVGFIQSSSMIGDKARLVYDRPDMAAAIEGIEGLRYVRVRRALGHLNVFNFCDRLTLERVSVFSASAFASIFMFCNDVTLVSNRICPRPASGRIVATCADGFHFIGARRGPRIENNYFDHLQDDNIVISLRGNKVKSFEGNTLDLHAGSVTWYEKGDTIEVVEVAESRKSTYTIVAMEPYRWPWQPPRITLDRPLAGNVVPFDTNDTRLPTLVFNKSWRLDGTLIRNNRFQNTRRYAVFMGAGGVRIEDNVMSNHTSAAILCSYIENVKNKRNELNYYFSSDISIARNTIVNSLNYGEGGRKYAGRPAGAIDIYDFDRDAVGLGDLTLVHNLVIRDNRIVNSGALGIHVANASNVTVSGNMIIDPNRLSLTNRYGIWAEHSSAVNVSGNSVEGGSLDMPVKIDP; encoded by the coding sequence ATGTATCGAAAATTACTCGTACTTGTTCTGATCGCGGCTTCAGCATTCGCAGCGGTAAAGCCGATCGCTGATTTCGGCGGAAAAGCCGACGGCACATTCGATAATGGGCCTGCGCTCCAGAAAGCATTCACATACGCGGCGTCGCATCCGGGTACGACGCTCTCACTCGGCGGAGTATGCCGCATAGCGACCCCGCAGTCGAACAACGCCAAATGGCAGTACGCGGCGGGCGGCGAGTACGTAACGAACCTTACTATCGAGGACGGCGAGATCATTCTCGGCGGTGCATTCGCCGCATTAACCTTCGACCACAGCCCGGGGCTGATGCTCCGCAATGTCGCTTTCGATTACGACCCGCCGATACTATCGCAGGGCTCCGTTGTCGCAACGAGCCAGGGCGAACGGTCGATAACCTGCGTGCCCGATCCGGGTTATCCCCTGCCGACGGGGAGCGGTTTTAACGACCGCGACGGGAATTGGCTTACCGTGCATAAACCCGATGGGGAGTACGCGTTCTTTTTCGTCGGTTTTATCCAATCGTCGTCTATGATCGGCGATAAGGCGCGTCTTGTCTATGATCGCCCGGATATGGCGGCGGCGATAGAAGGGATAGAGGGGCTTCGCTATGTCCGTGTCCGCCGCGCCCTCGGACACCTCAATGTATTCAACTTCTGCGATAGGCTTACGCTCGAACGAGTAAGTGTTTTCAGCGCGAGCGCGTTCGCTTCTATCTTCATGTTCTGTAACGATGTAACGCTCGTCAGTAACCGCATCTGCCCGCGGCCCGCGAGCGGCCGCATCGTGGCGACCTGCGCGGACGGTTTTCATTTCATCGGCGCACGGCGCGGTCCTCGCATCGAGAATAATTATTTCGATCATCTGCAGGATGACAATATCGTCATTTCGCTTCGCGGCAATAAAGTGAAGTCGTTCGAAGGGAATACGCTCGATCTGCACGCCGGTTCGGTCACGTGGTATGAGAAAGGCGATACGATAGAGGTCGTTGAGGTCGCCGAGAGCAGAAAGAGCACATACACCATCGTCGCTATGGAGCCGTATCGATGGCCGTGGCAGCCGCCGCGGATAACGCTCGATCGCCCGCTTGCGGGGAATGTCGTTCCGTTCGATACGAACGATACGCGGCTGCCGACACTTGTGTTCAATAAAAGCTGGCGGCTCGACGGGACGCTCATCCGCAATAATCGCTTCCAGAACACGCGGCGATATGCGGTGTTCATGGGCGCGGGCGGTGTACGCATCGAGGATAATGTCATGTCCAACCATACGAGCGCTGCGATACTCTGCTCGTACATCGAGAACGTGAAGAATAAGCGCAATGAGCTTAACTACTACTTTTCAAGTGATATCAGCATCGCACGGAACACGATAGTGAATTCGCTTAATTATGGCGAGGGCGGCAGGAAGTATGCCGGTCGTCCCGCGGGCGCCATCGATATCTACGACTTCGATCGTGATGCCGTCGGCCTCGGAGACCTCACGCTTGTGCACAACCTCGTCATCCGTGATAATCGTATCGTCAACTCCGGCGCACTTGGCATACATGTCGCCAATGCGTCGAATGTGACGGTGAGCGGGAATATGATAATCGATCCGAATCGGCTGAGCTTGACGAACCGATACGGCATATGGGCGGAGCATTCTTCTGCGGTGAACGTGTCCGGGAATTCCGTTGAAGGAGGTTCGCTCGATATGCCGGTGAAGATCGATCCATAG